The following is a genomic window from Actinomadura sp. WMMB 499.
CACCCTGATCACCCGCCTCCAGGAGTTCGTCGACCGGATGCCCCGGCAGATCTTCAACGGCCAGCTGCTCGTCTACACAGTGATCAACTTCGACGGGTCGGCCACGAACGCCGGCAGCGAGTCGCCGTCCACGCTGGCCGGCCTCGTCGACATGCTGGGACCGAAGCGGTGACGCGCCGGATCCAGCTCAACCTGGCGGTCTTCGGGATCCTCGCCGCCGTCCTGACGGTGTGGGCGCTGCGCAACGTGCTCGAGGTCGACCCGTTCGACCGCCCGTACCGGATCACCGCGCAGTTCGAGCGGTCGCCGGGGCTCCAGCCCGGCTTCGACGTCACCTACCTCGGCGTCGCGGTCGGGGAGATCGGCTCGGTCCGGCTGGACAAGGGCGTCGTGGTGGTCACGCTCACCATCGACAAGGGCGAGCGGGTCCCGCGGGGCGCATCCGCCGCCGCCGCGCTCAAGTCCGCCATCGGCGAGCCCTACGTGGACCTGTCGCCGCCGCAGGGGCGGGTCGACGCACCGCCGATGCGTCCCGGCGAGGTCATCCCGGTGTCCAGGACGAGCGTCTCGCGGACCTACGGCGAGCTGTTCGACGCCGTGAACGAGGCGGTCACGGGGCTCGACCCGCGGAACCTGCGCACCCTCACGCGCGAGCTCGCGAACGGGCTGGAGGGCCGCGGCGACACGCTCCGCGTCACCGTGGACGGCGCGTCCGAGCTCGCCGGGACGTTCGCGGAGGACACCCGCGTCCTGGACGAACTGATCGGGAACCTGAGCACGCTGACCGGCACCCTCGCGGGCAGGCGCGGCGAGCTCGGCACCGGCATCGCCGCGACCGCGGGGCTCACCTCCGCGCTCGCCGACGTCGAGAAGGACCTCGCCCGGATCCGCGACCGCTCCCCCGACCTGGTGGCGAAGTTCGCGCACCTGCTGGGCGAGTCCGAACCCGCCCTGCGCTGCACGCTGAGCTCGCTGGGCGCCGCGATGCCGGTCCTGCTGTCGGACGGCAACGTCGCCGAACTCGCCGAGGGCCTCGCCTGGTCGCCGCAGCTCGCGAAGGCCATGCGGGGCGCGGTCACGTTCGTCAACGGCGAGCCGAACCTGAACATCAACTTCGTGATCACGACGACCCCGATCGAGGGCGCGGTGGAGTACCGCAACCTCAGGCCGCTGCCCTCGATCCCGCGCATCTCGAGCTGCCCCGGCGTCGCACCGGTCAAGGAGCACAAGCCGCCGAAGCCCGGCGCGTCGGAGACACCGCCGGCGGACGCCGAGCCCGCGACGGCGGCGCAGAACCGGGTGCCCGTCGAGAAGACCGCCGGTGACGGCCACGACGGCGGCACGCCGTGGCTCATCTACCTGCCGCCCATCGTGGCGGGCCTGATCCTGCTGCGCGTCGCCATGGGCATGCTCGGGGCGGCCCGGCGCCCGACCTGGAGGAGGAGAAGCCGTTGAAAGGCAAGACGTCCGTGCGCCCGGAGGCCGGCGGGGACGAGCCGGCCGTCTACGAGTACGGCCTGACGTTCACCGCCGCGAAGGAAGCGGCCGGGAAGAAGCCGCCCGAGAAGGAGACCGAGAAGGAGACCGAGGACGGGCCGGCGGGCGGCGGCGACGCGGCGGCCCGGCGGCGGCTCGCCCCGGGGCTGAACGGTCGGCGGCCGCCGCGCGTCCCGCCCGCCGTGCTGGCCGCGTCCTTCGGCAGGGGCGAGGACGACGACGAAGCGGAGAGCGGGAACGAGGGCGAGGGCGAAGCCGCGAGCGAGAAGCCGGATACCGCCAAGCGGCCGCGGAAGCGCGTCCGCGGGATCGGTGCGCGCGGGCGGACGCCCGGGCCGCGCTCGCGGCTCGCGCTGCGGATCGTCCCGGCCGCCGCGCTCGTCGCGGTGAGCGCCGCGCTCGGGGTGGTCTGGCAGGACAGGAACGACCTCGCGAGCGCCGCGGACGGCCGCCGGGACCTCGCCGGGGCGGCGGGCAAGGTCGCGAGCGTCTTCTTCAACTGGGACTACCAGCACATGGACGAGTCGTTCGCGGCGAAGTACCCGCTGCTCACCGAGCAGGCCGCCGACGCGATCCGCCCCACCGCCTCGACCCTGATCAGCTACTTCACGAAGAACAAGGTCAGCTCCCAGGCCCACATCAGCGGCATCTACCCTGGTGAGGTCAAGGACGGTGCCGCCAACGTGCTGGTCGTCATCAACACGAAGGTGACGACGGCCGAGACCGTGCAGAGCAACGACGGGGCCACGGTCGCGCTCAGCATGGAGCGCGCGTCGGGCAGGTGGCTGGCGGGCAACATCACGCTGCTCAGCCCGGGTGCGGAGTCGGTCACGGACGAGAACGGCAAGCCGCTGGAGGGCGCGCAGGGCGAGGGCGGCGGCGCGGGCGCCGGCGGGGCCGGACTGCCCGGCGGCCTTCCGTCCACCGGGGGGCCGTAGCAGCCCGGACGGCCGGGTGCCGCACGGCGGGCGCGGCACCCGGCCCGGTAGCGTCTAGCTAGATCGACGATGGACGGCATGGACGACATGGACGACCGCTCGAGGAGAGCCGACACATGCGCACGCACGGCTGGCGGGGCGACCCGCCTCGTGACGACGACGACGCCAGGCGCCGGATCATCGATGCGATGATCCGGTGCGTGGACCGCCACGGCGTGCGCAAGGTCGGCTTCACGCAGGTCGCCGAAGATCTCGGTGTCACGCGCGCGACCGTGTACCGGTACTACCGCAACCTCGACGAGCTGATGGAGGCCGCGGGCCTCGCCGCCGCGGGCGATTTCGAGGCGCGGATGGTCACGCAGGTCGAGTCGCTGACCGCCCCGGCCGACATCATCGTCGAGGTGTTCGCCCGCGCCGTCGAGCAGCTGCCGCACGAACCCTACGTCGGGATGCAGCTCACCACCGGGCACACCGTCGGCCTCGGCTCCGCCGTCCTGTCCGACATCGCGCTCACCGAGATGAAGGCGTTCCTCGGCCGGCTGAACATCGACTGGGCCGCCCTCGGCTACGACGAGGCCGAGCTCGCGGGCCTCGCCGAGTTCTTCATGCGGATGCTGCTCTCCTTCCTCGCGGTGCCCGAGGCCACGCGCGCCGATCTCCGGCCGTTCCTGCGCCGCTGGCTCGTCCCCGGTCTCCTCTCCGGGGCCGTCGCGGGAGCGCGGGAGGCGTCCTAGCCTCCGGCCCCTCCGGCCCCTCCGGCCCCGCCTGCTTCGAGGCGCCGCGTTCCGGCGCCCGTCCCGCCCTTCGTTCCGGCCTCGTTCCCTCGGGTCCGCCTCGCGGGACCCGCCCCGGCGCGCGGCGCGGTTTCGCGCACCGGGGCGGGAACTCGGGGGCCCCGATCAGCCGATCGTGAGCGGGAGGGTCTCCCAGCCGCGGACGGTCGAGGTCTGCGCCAGCTTGGCGCCGTCCCACTTCACGTCCCACTTCGGGAAGCGCTTGAGGATCTCCTCCAGCGCCACCCGCCCCTCGAGCCGGGCGAGCGCGGCGCCGAGGCAGTAGTGGACGCCGAGGCCGAAGGTCAGTTGCTGGCCGATCTTGCGGCGGACGTCGAACCGGTCGGGGTCGGGGTAGCGGTTCTCGTCGCGGTTGGCGGCACCGACCATGAACATCATCGCGCTGCCCTCGGGCACGGTCTGCCCGTGGTACTCGACGTCCTTCGTGACGTAGCGGGCGATGAAGGGGCCCGGCGGCTCGTACCGGAGCACCTCCTCGATCGCGCCGGGGATGAGCGACGGGTCGTCCACGAGGGCCCGCCGCTGGTCGGGGTGCTGGGCGAGCACGGAGCCGAGCCAGCCGATGAGCCGTCCGGTGGTCTCGTTGCCCGCACCCGCCACGACGGTGGTGTAGGTCAGGGCCTCGTCGTGGGTGAGGGTGCGGGTGGTGCCGTCCTCGTCCTCGAACTCGGTGTTCAGCAGGACGGTCATGAGGTCGTCCGACGGGTTCTTCGCGCGCCACTCGATGTAGTCGCGGAACAGCTCGCTGCTCATGATCGCCATGTCCTGGAGATCCATCTGCCCGCCGACCTCGGTGCGCAGGCTCTCGTCGGCGGAGTCGCGGATGGCCTCCTGGTCGGCCTCGGGGATGCCCAGCAGCATTCCGATCACGCGCATCGGGAGCTCCGCGCTGACCTCGCGGATCAGGTCGAACTCCGTCGCGCCCACCAGCGGGTCCAGCGTCCGGACGCAGTAGTCGCGGACCTGCGGCTCCAGTTCGGCGATCCGGCGCGGGGTGAACACCCGGACGAGCAGCCGCCGGTGCAGGTCGTGGATCTCGGGGTCCTCGAAGATGAGCGTCCCGGGCGGCATCTCGATACCGGACTTGACCATCTCCAGGATGCCGCCGCGCGCCGAGGAGAACGTCCGCCAGTCGGGCAGGCCCCGCTCGATGTCCTCGTACCGGCTCACCGCGTAGAAGTCGTGCTTCTCGTTGTAGTACAGCGGCGCCTCTTCCCTGAGCCGCCGGTAGGTCGGATACGGGTCGTTCGTGAAGCGCGGGTCGTAGGGGTCCCAGTAGAGCGCCTCGTCAGTTGGCACGTGCTCTCCTCGTGTGTCGGTGAACGGCCGTCGCCCCGCACCGGGGGTGTCGCCCGGCGGCTACTTGATCATCGATCCGGCGTCGATGGGCAGCGGCACGCCCGTGATGTAGCGGCTCTCGTCGGAGACCAGGAACAGGACCGCGTTGCTGATGTCCTCGGCCTCCACCCACGGGACGGGGAGCGCGTTCATCATCTGGGAGATCGGCGCCATGTCCTCCTGGGTCGGGTTCTCCAGGTCGGGGCGGAACATCCGGTACGTCAGGTCGTTCAGCAGCATCGGCGTACTCACCTGCGTGGGGTGCACCGAGTTGACCCGGATGTTGTACTGCGCGAGCTCCACCGCCATGGAGCGCATCAGGCCGACCACGCCGTGCTTGCTGGCGACGTAGTTGGAGATGTTCGGGTGGGCCTTCAGCCCGCCGACGGAGCTGGTCAGGACGATCGAGCCGCCGCGCTCGCCCTCGATGATGTGCGGGATCGCGGCCTTGCCCGTGTGCCAGACACCGGTCAGGTTGACGTCGATCGTGTCCTGCCACAGGTTCGCGTCCATGTTGTGGATCTCGGCGCCGCTGGCGGCGAGGCCCGCGTTGGCCACGATGACGTCGAGCCGCCCGAACCGCTCGACTCCGTCGTCGACCGCGGCCTTCAGCGCGTCGAAGTCCCGCACGTCCGCCTGCGTCGCGATGATCTTGCGGCCGGTCGCCTCGACCCGGGCGACCGTCTCCTCGAGGTCCTCCGGGGTGGACATCGTGATGGGGGAACTGTCGATCTGCTTGCAGATGTCGACGGCGATGATGTCCGCGCCCTCCTGCGCGAGCTTCACCGCGTGGCTGCGCCCCTGGCCGCGCGCGGCGCCGGTGATGAACGCCACCTTGCCTTCGAGTCGTCCGGGCATCGGGGGTCCTCTTCTCTCTCGGGAGGTGGGTGATGGGGGGGTCAGCGGGGCTCTTCGGCGGCCGCGGCACCGTCGGCGGCCGTTCCCGCCGCGGCCCGGACGGCCTTGAGGATGCCCTGGTAGCCGGTGCAGCGGCACAGGTTGCCGGACAGTCCCTCGCGGATCTCCTCGTCGGTCGGGTCGGGGTTGTCGCGCAGGAGCGCGGTGACCGACACGACGAAGCCGGGCGTGCAGAAGCCGCACTGCAGCCCGTGGTTGTCGCGGAACGCCGCCTGGACGGGCGACAGTTCGCCGTCGGGCTCGGCGAGGCCCTCGACGGTGGTGACGTCGGCGTCGTCGGCCTGGACGGCGAACACCAGGCAGGCGCGCACGGCCTCCCCGTCCAGCAGCACCGAGCAGGCGCCGCACACCCCGTGCTCGCAGCCCAGGTGCGTGCCGGTGAGCCCGCAGCGCTCGCGCAGGAAGTCGGCCAGGGTGAGGCGGGGCGGGACGGTCGCGCGGCGGGTCACGCCGTTGACCCGCATCCGGATGTCGGCGTCAGGCATGGGCGGCCTCCTGGACGGCTCGTCGCCAGGCGCGCGCCACCACGACGGCCCCGACGTGTCTGCGGTGGTCGGCGGACGCGTGCAGGTCCGCGGGGATCGATTCCGGTTCGGCCACGGCGGTGCGCGCGACGTCGTCGGCGTCGACCTCGGTGACGGCCGAGCCGGTCGCGGCGGCCTCGGCCGCGGCGGCGCGCAGCGCCGTCGAGCCGAGGCCGAACAGGCCGATGCCGCAGCGGCGGATCCGGTCGTCGCCGTCGAGCTCGACGGCGACGGCGGCGCCCG
Proteins encoded in this region:
- a CDS encoding cytochrome P450; amino-acid sequence: MPTDEALYWDPYDPRFTNDPYPTYRRLREEAPLYYNEKHDFYAVSRYEDIERGLPDWRTFSSARGGILEMVKSGIEMPPGTLIFEDPEIHDLHRRLLVRVFTPRRIAELEPQVRDYCVRTLDPLVGATEFDLIREVSAELPMRVIGMLLGIPEADQEAIRDSADESLRTEVGGQMDLQDMAIMSSELFRDYIEWRAKNPSDDLMTVLLNTEFEDEDGTTRTLTHDEALTYTTVVAGAGNETTGRLIGWLGSVLAQHPDQRRALVDDPSLIPGAIEEVLRYEPPGPFIARYVTKDVEYHGQTVPEGSAMMFMVGAANRDENRYPDPDRFDVRRKIGQQLTFGLGVHYCLGAALARLEGRVALEEILKRFPKWDVKWDGAKLAQTSTVRGWETLPLTIG
- a CDS encoding (2Fe-2S)-binding protein, producing the protein MPDADIRMRVNGVTRRATVPPRLTLADFLRERCGLTGTHLGCEHGVCGACSVLLDGEAVRACLVFAVQADDADVTTVEGLAEPDGELSPVQAAFRDNHGLQCGFCTPGFVVSVTALLRDNPDPTDEEIREGLSGNLCRCTGYQGILKAVRAAAGTAADGAAAAEEPR
- a CDS encoding MCE family protein is translated as MTRRIQLNLAVFGILAAVLTVWALRNVLEVDPFDRPYRITAQFERSPGLQPGFDVTYLGVAVGEIGSVRLDKGVVVVTLTIDKGERVPRGASAAAALKSAIGEPYVDLSPPQGRVDAPPMRPGEVIPVSRTSVSRTYGELFDAVNEAVTGLDPRNLRTLTRELANGLEGRGDTLRVTVDGASELAGTFAEDTRVLDELIGNLSTLTGTLAGRRGELGTGIAATAGLTSALADVEKDLARIRDRSPDLVAKFAHLLGESEPALRCTLSSLGAAMPVLLSDGNVAELAEGLAWSPQLAKAMRGAVTFVNGEPNLNINFVITTTPIEGAVEYRNLRPLPSIPRISSCPGVAPVKEHKPPKPGASETPPADAEPATAAQNRVPVEKTAGDGHDGGTPWLIYLPPIVAGLILLRVAMGMLGAARRPTWRRRSR
- a CDS encoding TetR/AcrR family transcriptional regulator yields the protein MRTHGWRGDPPRDDDDARRRIIDAMIRCVDRHGVRKVGFTQVAEDLGVTRATVYRYYRNLDELMEAAGLAAAGDFEARMVTQVESLTAPADIIVEVFARAVEQLPHEPYVGMQLTTGHTVGLGSAVLSDIALTEMKAFLGRLNIDWAALGYDEAELAGLAEFFMRMLLSFLAVPEATRADLRPFLRRWLVPGLLSGAVAGAREAS
- a CDS encoding mycofactocin-coupled SDR family oxidoreductase; translation: MPGRLEGKVAFITGAARGQGRSHAVKLAQEGADIIAVDICKQIDSSPITMSTPEDLEETVARVEATGRKIIATQADVRDFDALKAAVDDGVERFGRLDVIVANAGLAASGAEIHNMDANLWQDTIDVNLTGVWHTGKAAIPHIIEGERGGSIVLTSSVGGLKAHPNISNYVASKHGVVGLMRSMAVELAQYNIRVNSVHPTQVSTPMLLNDLTYRMFRPDLENPTQEDMAPISQMMNALPVPWVEAEDISNAVLFLVSDESRYITGVPLPIDAGSMIK